Proteins from one Arsenophonus apicola genomic window:
- the nusB gene encoding transcription antitermination factor NusB translates to MKPAARHRARECAVQAIYSWQLSGNSIADVTEEFLSEQDMSDVDVTYFRELLNGVSTHVSELDKKMAPYLSRQLGELGQVEKAVLRLAMFELCYRNDVPYKVAINEAIELAKVFGAEESHKFINGALDKVVAIVRKK, encoded by the coding sequence GTGAAACCTGCTGCTCGTCATCGCGCGCGTGAGTGTGCTGTTCAGGCGATTTATTCGTGGCAATTATCGGGTAATAGTATTGCTGATGTTACAGAGGAATTTTTATCTGAACAGGATATGTCAGATGTTGATGTAACTTACTTCCGTGAGCTACTTAATGGTGTTTCAACGCATGTGTCGGAACTGGATAAAAAGATGGCTCCTTATCTTTCTCGTCAATTGGGGGAACTGGGTCAGGTAGAGAAAGCGGTTTTACGTTTAGCGATGTTTGAACTCTGTTACCGTAATGATGTACCTTATAAAGTTGCTATTAATGAAGCGATAGAATTAGCAAAAGTTTTTGGTGCCGAGGAGAGTCACAAATTTATCAATGGTGCCCTCGATAAAGTTGTTGCTATTGTACGTAAGAAGTAA
- the ribH gene encoding 6,7-dimethyl-8-ribityllumazine synthase, whose protein sequence is MKEIKATVTAPKARIAIAIARFNHFINNSLLEGAMDTLARVGQVKTENITVVWVPGAYELPLTIKTLVETKKYDAVVALASVIRGATPHFDYVAGECSAGLSNVAMTSNIPVAFGVLTTEDIEQAIERAGTKAGNKGADAALAALEMVNVIQAIKG, encoded by the coding sequence ATGAAGGAAATAAAAGCTACGGTAACAGCACCAAAAGCGCGTATAGCAATAGCTATTGCACGTTTTAATCATTTTATAAACAATAGCTTGCTCGAAGGCGCTATGGATACCCTGGCGCGTGTAGGTCAAGTTAAAACAGAAAATATTACGGTAGTTTGGGTGCCTGGTGCTTATGAACTACCATTGACGATTAAAACATTAGTAGAAACAAAAAAATATGATGCAGTGGTTGCTCTTGCTAGCGTTATACGTGGTGCAACCCCACATTTTGACTATGTTGCCGGTGAATGTAGTGCTGGACTTTCTAATGTTGCGATGACTAGTAATATTCCGGTTGCCTTTGGCGTATTAACCACCGAGGATATTGAGCAGGCCATTGAGCGTGCAGGTACAAAAGCAGGGAATAAAGGTGCTGATGCTGCGTTAGCTGCGCTGGAAATGGTTAATGTAATTCAGGCCATTAAAGGCTAA
- the ribD gene encoding bifunctional diaminohydroxyphosphoribosylaminopyrimidine deaminase/5-amino-6-(5-phosphoribosylamino)uracil reductase RibD: protein MPPFDQQFMSRALSLASQGRFTTSPNPNVGCVIVRDGEVVGEGFHCKAGDEHAEIYALQMAGDKANGATAYVTLEPCSHYGKTPPCADALISAGIRRVVVAMQDPNPQVAGRGLLKLQQAGIEVIHGLLMDEAEQLNRGFLKRMRTGFPYVQLKLAASLDGRTALASGESKWITSPAARQDVQNFRAQASAILTTSATVLADNPALNVRWTDFAPELQNIYPKSQLRQPIRIVLDRNNQVKPEHFVTKSAGECWLIRPNPIAQNWCGNVEQITIPTYQNGIDLVLLMMQLAKRNINSIWVESGPTLAGALLTLGLVDELIVYIAPKILGTSARGLINIPELQKLKDAPGFEFINIELIGTDLRLTLRPL, encoded by the coding sequence ATGCCCCCGTTTGATCAGCAGTTTATGAGCCGTGCGTTGTCATTGGCCAGCCAAGGACGATTTACTACTTCACCCAACCCGAATGTAGGTTGCGTCATTGTGCGCGATGGTGAAGTTGTGGGAGAAGGTTTTCATTGTAAAGCAGGCGATGAGCATGCGGAAATTTATGCTTTACAAATGGCGGGTGATAAAGCTAATGGAGCAACCGCATATGTCACATTAGAACCCTGTAGCCATTATGGTAAAACGCCGCCTTGTGCAGATGCGTTAATTAGTGCAGGTATTCGGCGTGTTGTTGTGGCGATGCAAGATCCAAATCCTCAAGTTGCAGGACGTGGTTTACTTAAACTCCAGCAGGCTGGTATCGAAGTAATTCATGGTTTACTAATGGATGAAGCTGAGCAGTTAAATCGAGGCTTTTTAAAAAGGATGCGAACCGGTTTCCCCTATGTTCAACTTAAGTTAGCCGCATCCCTTGATGGTCGGACAGCGCTTGCATCAGGTGAAAGCAAATGGATCACTTCGCCAGCAGCTCGTCAGGATGTGCAAAATTTCAGAGCTCAGGCGAGTGCAATTTTAACCACCAGTGCCACTGTCTTAGCAGATAATCCTGCTTTAAATGTTCGTTGGACAGATTTTGCGCCTGAACTGCAAAATATATATCCTAAAAGTCAGTTGCGCCAACCAATTAGAATTGTTTTGGATCGCAATAATCAAGTAAAACCAGAACATTTTGTAACAAAATCAGCGGGTGAATGTTGGCTTATTCGCCCGAATCCTATCGCGCAAAATTGGTGTGGTAATGTTGAACAAATAACCATCCCAACCTACCAAAATGGTATTGATTTAGTTTTGCTGATGATGCAGTTGGCTAAACGTAATATTAATTCAATTTGGGTTGAAAGCGGGCCAACCCTTGCTGGCGCTTTGTTGACACTAGGCTTAGTTGATGAATTGATTGTTTATATAGCCCCTAAAATTTTAGGGACAAGCGCCAGAGGATTAATTAATATTCCAGAATTACAAAAATTGAAAGATGCACCTGGATTCGAATTTATTAATATTGAACTTATTGGCACTGATTTACGTTTAACACTGCGTCCATTGTGA
- the nrdR gene encoding transcriptional regulator NrdR, with product MHCPFCTAVDTKVIDSRLVGDGSQVRRRRQCLECHERFTTFEVAELVMPRVVKSDDVRESFDEHKLRRGMQKALEKRPVSSDDVETAINNIKSQLRATGEREIPAKMIGKIVMDELKKLDKVAYIRFASVYRSFEDIREFGEEIAKLQD from the coding sequence ATGCATTGCCCATTTTGCACCGCTGTAGATACCAAAGTGATTGATTCACGTCTGGTTGGCGATGGTTCGCAGGTTCGTCGTCGTCGACAATGTCTTGAATGTCATGAGCGTTTTACGACTTTTGAAGTGGCTGAATTAGTTATGCCACGGGTAGTAAAAAGTGATGATGTGCGTGAGTCATTTGATGAACACAAACTTAGACGAGGTATGCAAAAAGCACTAGAAAAACGCCCGGTAAGTTCTGATGATGTTGAAACAGCTATTAACAATATAAAATCGCAACTTCGCGCAACTGGAGAGCGAGAAATTCCGGCGAAAATGATCGGAAAAATTGTCATGGATGAGTTAAAAAAATTGGATAAAGTTGCTTATATACGCTTTGCTTCGGTTTATCGTAGTTTTGAAGATATTCGTGAATTTGGCGAAGAAATAGCTAAGTTACAGGATTAA
- the secF gene encoding protein translocase subunit SecF, with amino-acid sequence MAQDYTVEQLNHGRKVIDFMRWDYLAFAISIALFILSVTVISLKGFNWGLDFTGGTVIEINLSQPADLDKIRASLANNGYQEPLIQNFGSSRDIMIRLPPTEGVAGQEIGKSIISVINKNVDDQATVKRIEFVGPSVGSELAQTGAMALLAALICILIYVGFRFEWRLAAGAVISLAHDVVITLGIVSLFQIEVDMTIVASLMSVIGYSLNDSIVVSDRIRENFRKIRRGTSYEIVNVSLTQTLSRTLITSGTSLLVVLMLYLFGGSILKGFSLVMLIGVTIGTVSSIYVASALALKMGMKREHLIPPKVEKEGADQNSLVP; translated from the coding sequence ATGGCGCAAGATTACACAGTAGAACAGTTAAATCATGGCCGCAAAGTTATCGATTTTATGCGTTGGGATTATTTAGCGTTTGCTATCTCAATTGCTTTGTTTATTCTTTCCGTTACGGTCATATCATTGAAAGGTTTTAACTGGGGATTAGATTTTACCGGTGGGACTGTAATTGAAATTAACCTCAGTCAACCTGCAGATCTTGATAAAATTAGAGCCAGTTTAGCGAATAATGGTTATCAGGAACCTCTGATCCAAAATTTTGGTAGCAGCCGAGATATTATGATCCGGTTGCCTCCCACTGAAGGCGTGGCAGGTCAAGAAATCGGTAAGTCTATTATTTCAGTGATTAACAAAAATGTCGATGATCAAGCAACGGTTAAGCGCATCGAGTTTGTTGGGCCGAGTGTCGGTAGTGAATTAGCTCAAACCGGAGCAATGGCACTTTTAGCAGCTTTGATCTGTATTTTGATTTACGTTGGTTTTCGTTTTGAATGGCGTCTGGCTGCTGGTGCGGTAATATCATTAGCTCATGATGTAGTTATTACATTAGGCATTGTGTCGCTTTTTCAAATTGAAGTTGATATGACTATCGTTGCTTCATTAATGTCGGTTATCGGTTATTCCTTAAATGACAGCATTGTTGTTTCTGATCGTATTCGTGAAAATTTCCGCAAGATCCGCCGCGGTACTTCATACGAAATAGTCAATGTTTCCTTAACACAAACATTGAGTCGAACACTTATTACATCAGGAACTTCTTTATTAGTGGTACTGATGCTCTATCTTTTTGGTGGTTCAATACTGAAAGGATTTTCTCTAGTTATGTTAATTGGGGTGACGATTGGCACCGTTTCTTCAATTTATGTTGCTTCTGCTCTGGCATTAAAGATGGGAATGAAACGAGAGCATTTGATCCCTCCTAAAGTCGAAAAAGAGGGAGCAGATCAAAATTCTCTGGTGCCTTAA
- the secD gene encoding protein translocase subunit SecD, whose product MLNRYPLWKYLMLIAALLIGLLYALPNLYGEDPAVQITGVRGTAANEQTVDQVRNILKKEKIESKSIALENGVILARFDNPDVQLHARETLVAGLGEQYIVALNLAPATTHWLRALGGEPMKLGLDLRGGVHFLMEVDMETALGKLQEQNMDGLRSDLREKGIPYSTIRKIDNYGVEIRFRDDSDRSQAESYLTPRYRDLVFTMGNNNILTAVMTDERIREARNYAVSQNINIIRNRVNQLGVAEPLVQRQGADRIVVELPGIQDTARAKEILGATATLEFRLVNVGIDSSAIQRGHIPGDSEIKYTRDGEPVVLYKRVILTGDHITDSTSDMDEMGSPQVSIGLDSVGGSIMSDFTRDNQDKLMATLFVEYKDSGRKDANGRAILVKDEKVINVARISARFGSKFRITGISNPTEARQLSLLLRAGALIAPIQIVEERTIGPTLGLQNIEQGMKASLAGLLASVLFMVIYYRKFGLIASSALLANLILIMGIMSLLPGATLTMPGIAGIVLTLAVAVDANVLINERIKEELKNGRSVQQAIHEGYKGAFSSILDANLTTVITATILYAVGTGSIKGFAITTAIGIATSMFTAIVGTRAIVNLLYGGKRIKKLSI is encoded by the coding sequence GTGCTAAATCGTTATCCTTTGTGGAAGTATTTGATGTTGATCGCTGCGTTACTCATCGGTCTGCTGTATGCGCTTCCCAATCTTTATGGAGAAGATCCGGCTGTTCAGATCACTGGCGTGCGGGGAACCGCTGCCAATGAACAGACTGTTGATCAGGTTCGCAATATTTTAAAGAAAGAGAAAATCGAAAGTAAATCAATTGCACTGGAAAACGGTGTAATTCTTGCTCGTTTTGATAATCCAGATGTCCAGTTACATGCACGCGAAACCCTAGTTGCTGGTTTAGGAGAGCAGTATATTGTGGCGTTAAATCTGGCACCTGCCACCACTCATTGGTTAAGGGCATTGGGCGGTGAACCCATGAAATTAGGGTTAGATTTGCGTGGTGGTGTTCACTTCTTAATGGAGGTGGATATGGAAACGGCGTTGGGTAAATTACAAGAACAGAATATGGATGGCCTGCGTAGTGATTTACGAGAAAAAGGGATCCCATATTCAACGATACGTAAAATAGATAATTACGGCGTTGAAATTCGTTTCCGTGATGATAGTGATCGCTCACAAGCAGAATCTTATCTGACACCACGTTATCGTGATTTAGTTTTTACTATGGGTAACAACAATATATTAACGGCAGTAATGACAGATGAGCGGATCCGTGAAGCGCGTAATTATGCAGTATCACAAAATATTAATATTATCCGTAACCGCGTTAACCAATTAGGCGTTGCTGAACCATTGGTGCAACGTCAGGGAGCTGATCGTATTGTCGTTGAATTACCGGGTATTCAAGATACGGCGCGAGCAAAAGAGATCCTCGGTGCAACTGCAACACTGGAGTTTCGCTTAGTTAATGTCGGCATAGACAGTTCGGCTATTCAACGTGGCCATATTCCTGGTGATTCCGAGATAAAATATACGCGTGATGGCGAGCCGGTGGTTCTTTATAAACGCGTGATTTTGACAGGGGATCACATTACTGATTCGACATCTGATATGGATGAAATGGGTAGTCCACAGGTCAGTATTGGTCTAGATAGTGTCGGTGGCTCTATTATGTCTGATTTTACGCGTGATAATCAGGATAAATTGATGGCAACTTTATTTGTCGAATATAAAGATAGCGGGCGAAAGGATGCCAATGGTCGTGCTATTTTGGTAAAAGATGAAAAAGTCATTAATGTCGCCAGAATCTCCGCTCGTTTTGGTAGCAAATTTCGTATTACCGGTATTAGCAATCCAACAGAAGCTCGTCAATTATCTTTATTATTACGCGCTGGCGCATTGATTGCACCCATTCAAATTGTTGAAGAACGCACAATTGGGCCAACATTAGGATTGCAAAATATTGAGCAAGGTATGAAAGCCTCATTAGCTGGTTTACTCGCTTCTGTGCTGTTTATGGTCATTTATTATCGCAAGTTTGGCCTGATTGCCAGTTCGGCGTTGTTAGCAAACTTGATCCTCATTATGGGAATTATGTCCTTATTGCCGGGAGCTACTCTGACCATGCCGGGAATTGCTGGTATTGTTTTAACGCTTGCTGTTGCAGTGGATGCGAATGTATTGATTAATGAACGTATTAAAGAAGAGCTAAAAAATGGTCGTTCGGTACAGCAAGCGATACATGAAGGTTATAAAGGGGCATTTTCCAGTATATTAGACGCGAATTTGACAACTGTGATCACGGCAACCATTTTGTATGCGGTAGGCACCGGCTCTATTAAGGGCTTTGCTATTACTACGGCAATTGGTATTGCCACCTCCATGTTTACTGCCATTGTAGGAACACGTGCTATCGTGAACTTATTGTATGGTGGTAAACGTATTAAAAAGCTGTCTATTTAA
- the yajC gene encoding preprotein translocase subunit YajC, with amino-acid sequence MSLFISEAVASAGGQAQGNPYSLIIMLVVFGLIFYFMILRPQQKRAKEHKKLMDSISKGDEVLTTGGLIGRVTKVSETGYIVVALNDSNEVTIKRDFVAAVLPKGTMKSI; translated from the coding sequence ATGAGTTTGTTTATTTCTGAAGCAGTCGCTTCAGCGGGTGGTCAGGCGCAAGGAAACCCATATTCTTTGATCATCATGCTGGTTGTTTTCGGATTAATTTTTTATTTTATGATTTTACGCCCACAGCAGAAGCGAGCTAAAGAGCACAAAAAATTAATGGATTCTATTTCTAAAGGTGATGAGGTACTAACAACTGGTGGATTAATTGGCCGTGTCACCAAAGTATCTGAAACAGGTTATATTGTTGTCGCATTAAATGACAGCAATGAAGTAACCATTAAACGTGATTTCGTTGCTGCTGTACTACCAAAAGGTACAATGAAGTCTATCTAA
- the tgt gene encoding tRNA guanosine(34) transglycosylase Tgt — MKYELQTQDGQARRGRLIFERGTVETPAFMPVGTYGTVKGMTPEEVKQTGAQILLGNTFHLWLRPGQEIMKLHGDLHDFMQWQGPILTDSGGFQVFSLGAMRKIKEEGVHFRHPINGEKIFLSPEKSMEIQYDLGSDIVMIFDECTPYPADWDYAKKSMEMSLRWAQRSRQRFDELGNKNALFGIIQGSVYPDLRDISVKGLVEIGFDGYAVGGLAVGEPKADMHRILEHVCPQIPHNKPRYLMGVGKPEDLIEGVRRGIDMFDCVMPTRNARNGHLFVTEGVIKIRNAKYKSDTSPLDAHCDCYTCSNYSRAYLHHLDRCNEILGARLNTLHNLRYYQRLMAEIRQAIEKGEFEAFAVAFYRRINKSISSN; from the coding sequence GTGAAATATGAATTACAAACCCAAGATGGGCAGGCTCGTCGAGGTCGTTTGATTTTTGAGCGTGGTACAGTAGAAACGCCTGCTTTTATGCCGGTTGGTACTTATGGCACAGTTAAGGGTATGACGCCGGAAGAAGTTAAACAGACCGGAGCACAAATTCTGTTAGGCAATACTTTTCATTTATGGTTGCGTCCCGGGCAAGAGATAATGAAATTACATGGTGATTTGCATGATTTTATGCAATGGCAAGGACCAATTTTGACTGACTCAGGTGGATTTCAAGTTTTTAGCCTTGGTGCGATGCGTAAAATTAAAGAAGAGGGTGTCCATTTTCGTCATCCAATTAATGGTGAAAAAATTTTCCTTAGTCCGGAAAAATCGATGGAAATTCAGTATGATCTGGGTTCGGATATTGTCATGATTTTTGATGAATGTACGCCTTATCCAGCAGATTGGGATTATGCTAAAAAGTCGATGGAGATGTCGCTTCGTTGGGCACAACGTAGTCGTCAACGGTTTGATGAGTTAGGCAATAAAAATGCGCTTTTTGGCATTATTCAGGGCAGTGTTTACCCGGATTTACGAGACATATCAGTAAAAGGCCTGGTTGAGATTGGTTTTGATGGCTATGCTGTTGGCGGTTTAGCTGTGGGAGAACCGAAAGCAGATATGCATCGCATTTTAGAGCATGTTTGCCCACAAATTCCGCATAATAAACCACGCTATTTAATGGGCGTCGGTAAACCGGAGGATCTAATTGAAGGGGTTCGTCGCGGCATTGATATGTTTGATTGTGTGATGCCAACCCGTAATGCACGAAATGGTCATCTATTTGTCACTGAAGGGGTAATTAAAATCCGTAATGCTAAATATAAATCGGATACTTCGCCACTAGATGCCCATTGTGACTGCTATACTTGCTCTAACTATAGCCGTGCTTATTTACATCATCTTGACCGCTGTAATGAAATTCTTGGGGCCAGGCTTAATACCTTACACAATTTGCGTTATTATCAACGGCTAATGGCTGAAATTCGACAAGCGATTGAGAAAGGTGAATTTGAGGCTTTTGCGGTAGCGTTTTATCGACGAATCAATAAATCGATTTCATCAAACTAG
- the queA gene encoding tRNA preQ1(34) S-adenosylmethionine ribosyltransferase-isomerase QueA: MRISDFAFKLPDELIAHYPLAKRSHCRLLSLDGSTGELAHGIFTDIIDKLESGDLLVFNNTQVIPARLYGRKMSGGKIEVLIERMLDPHRVLAHVRASKAPKVGAELLLGDDESVKAIMLARHDTLFEIAFQDQLDVLAILNDIGHIPLPSYIARPDEEVDRTLYQTVYGQRPGAVAAPTAGLHFDESLLAALRQKGVEMAFVTLHVGAGTFQPVRVENVAEHTMHAEYVEVSQEVVDAILACKARGKRVIAVGTTSIRALESAASACKEGIIAPFFADTRIFIYPGFHFQIVDALITNFHLPESTLIMLVSAFAGYQNTMNAYQKAIAEKYRFFSYGDAMFITHNPNAMNEKIG, from the coding sequence ATGCGTATTTCTGATTTTGCTTTTAAATTACCTGATGAGTTAATAGCCCATTATCCCTTAGCTAAACGTAGTCACTGCCGGCTACTTTCTTTAGACGGTTCAACTGGTGAACTGGCTCATGGTATTTTTACTGATATTATTGATAAATTAGAATCAGGTGATCTGCTAGTTTTCAATAATACGCAGGTTATACCTGCACGCCTTTATGGCCGTAAAATGTCTGGTGGCAAAATTGAAGTATTAATTGAGCGCATGTTAGATCCCCACCGAGTTTTGGCACATGTTCGTGCTTCGAAAGCGCCCAAGGTAGGCGCTGAATTATTATTAGGTGATGATGAAAGCGTCAAAGCTATTATGTTAGCAAGACACGATACATTATTTGAAATTGCTTTTCAGGATCAGCTTGATGTGTTAGCTATCTTAAATGATATTGGCCATATACCATTACCTTCCTACATTGCTCGTCCTGATGAAGAAGTTGATAGAACACTTTATCAAACAGTTTATGGCCAACGACCTGGTGCAGTTGCTGCGCCCACGGCAGGATTACATTTTGATGAATCATTACTAGCGGCGCTGCGGCAAAAAGGGGTCGAAATGGCATTTGTGACGCTGCATGTTGGTGCAGGTACATTTCAACCTGTTCGGGTGGAAAATGTTGCTGAACATACCATGCATGCAGAGTATGTTGAAGTATCGCAAGAGGTTGTTGATGCAATATTGGCGTGTAAAGCGAGAGGTAAACGGGTTATTGCGGTTGGCACAACTTCAATTCGAGCTTTAGAAAGTGCGGCGAGCGCCTGTAAAGAAGGTATTATTGCTCCCTTTTTTGCTGATACCCGAATTTTTATTTACCCAGGCTTTCATTTTCAAATTGTCGATGCATTGATTACTAATTTCCATTTACCTGAATCAACTTTAATTATGTTGGTATCTGCTTTTGCTGGTTATCAAAATACGATGAATGCCTACCAAAAAGCAATCGCAGAAAAGTATCGTTTTTTTAGTTATGGGGATGCCATGTTTATCACGCATAATCCAAATGCAATGAATGAAAAAATTGGCTAA
- a CDS encoding acyl carrier protein phosphodiesterase produces MNFLAHLHLAQRAQSSLLGNLMADFVRGDPDGLYSPDIVAGIRMHRQVDKFTDQHPIVINAKQLFRPPYRRVAAITLDLVWDHFLALYWDQIESKQTLPQFVDYARQQIEPNLYYTPEKFQELNEYLWSQNWLIRYAEPEYISNVLNSMARRRPKLVNLIGSFDDFILHYSRFSTFFWQFYPEMIIFVETRTKKRALLMKTNKP; encoded by the coding sequence ATGAATTTTCTTGCACACTTGCATTTAGCTCAACGAGCTCAAAGTTCCTTATTAGGAAATTTAATGGCGGATTTCGTTCGCGGTGATCCTGATGGTTTGTATTCACCGGATATTGTGGCCGGGATCAGAATGCATCGCCAAGTAGATAAATTTACCGATCAACACCCCATTGTGATTAATGCAAAGCAACTTTTTCGGCCGCCATACCGTCGAGTCGCCGCAATTACTCTCGATTTAGTTTGGGATCATTTTCTCGCTTTATATTGGGATCAAATCGAATCAAAGCAAACTCTACCCCAATTTGTTGATTATGCTCGCCAGCAAATTGAACCGAACTTATATTATACCCCAGAGAAATTTCAAGAATTAAATGAGTATTTATGGTCACAAAACTGGCTGATCCGTTATGCAGAACCTGAATATATTAGTAATGTATTAAACAGCATGGCGCGCAGACGGCCTAAACTGGTTAATTTAATCGGTTCCTTTGATGACTTTATTCTGCATTACTCTCGCTTTTCTACTTTCTTTTGGCAATTTTATCCAGAAATGATCATCTTTGTTGAAACTCGAACAAAAAAAAGAGCGCTATTAATGAAAACAAATAAACCCTAG